The following are encoded in a window of Peromyscus leucopus breed LL Stock chromosome X, UCI_PerLeu_2.1, whole genome shotgun sequence genomic DNA:
- the Nxf3 gene encoding LOW QUALITY PROTEIN: nuclear RNA export factor 3 (The sequence of the model RefSeq protein was modified relative to this genomic sequence to represent the inferred CDS: inserted 1 base in 1 codon), which produces MGHSSQTNPFQRRMKCRGIFRRRFLNSTEHIRDTMQMRTSFHQQQDGQPAMSNSPMYTRRRYTPYGIPSRHQRINLYKQNQMHVNREEELKPPEREMQXDKQDDTSKNWFKVTIPSGIKYNRKWLLDLIQSQCSIPFTPVEFHYEKMQAQFFVDNSGIAFELKSISDKIWDESNNKISIFISPCDEPHLVTELKSERMDQTKVATSQQVLNMQRLPFDQGMTDSNLMAHPTDLALKPGRYMAPSLDMHEEDMTQALPLNQSYSKSYQLFGLLDTMAMAHPVDNLDVSKNEAKSAGERVKGQDPNPEEICADKNSLSTTISDKPSNINSILELFPKLLSLDGQDSPKPALCGLEDHKSLPTCKGSFFASEAVKTMVLQFLHQYYFIYDNGDRQGLLNAYHAEACFSLTVLFSAEDSSSSSLWEYFKYSRNMKVLKDSYIRRQLLKHKKCDIIYFLRTLPKTQHDLTSFVVDICFQTETMICFSVSGLFKEVEGSSQGCTHAFTRTFIASYGNSSDLHIINDKLFVRNVQGLPSASIPVATLPAFSQDQQKMMQSGMNAEWSQKCLNDEQWDYSKTIQSLALLKVQDVSPEDTSIQPGPGS; this is translated from the exons ATGG GGCACAGCTCCCAAACTAACCCTtttcaaagaagaatgaaatgtcGGGGTATTTTCCGAAGGAGATTTCTGAACTCGACTGAACACATCAGAGATACAATGCAAATGCGTACTTCATTCCACCAGCAGCAAGATGGACAGCCAGCAATGAGTAATTCTCCCATGTATACTCGAAGAAGATA CACTCCATATGGTATTCCATCCCGGCATCAGAGAATCAACTtatataaacaaaaccaaatgcaTGTTAACAGGGAGGAAGAGCTAAAACCTCCAGAGAGAGAAATGC AGGACAAGCAAGATGACACCTCAAAAAACTGGTTCAAGGTCACA ATTCCCTCTGGCATAAAATACAATAGGAAGTGGCTGTTGGATTTGATTCAGAGCCAGTGCAGTATCCCTTTCACTCCAGTGGAG TTTCACTATGAGAAAATGCAGGCCCAGTTTTTTGTTGATAATTCTGGCATTGCCTTTGAACTGAAAAGTATCAGTGACAAGATTTGGGATGAGTCTAATAATAAG ATATCAATCTTCATCAGCCCCTGTGATGAACCCCACTTGGTGACAGAGCTGAAGTCAGAAAGGATGGATCAAACAAAG GTTGCTACTTCGCAGCAAGTTCTTAACATGCAGAGACTCCCCTTTGACCAAGGCATGACTGACAGTA ATTTGATGGCCCATCCTACTGACTTGGCACTGAAACCTGGAAGGTACATGGCTCCTTCCCTGGATATGCATGAAGAGGACATGACCCAG GCTTTGCCCTTGAACCAGAGTTACAGCAAATCATATCAGCTGTTTGGCTTGCTCGATACTATGGCAATGGCCCATCCTGTTGATAACCTGGATGTCTCTAAAAATGAG GCGAAGTCTGCAGGGGAGAGAGTCAAGGGGCAAGACCCGAATCCAGAAGAGATATGTGCAGACAAAAACTCTCTGAGTACTACCATCTCGGATAAGCCCAGTAACATAAA ttcaATTCTGGAATTGTTCCCCAAGTTATTAAGCCTG GATGGACAGGATTCACCTAAACCAGCACTCTGTGGCCTTGAAGACCACAAGAGCTTACCAACTTGCAAG GGAAGTTTCTTTGCATCTGAGGCTGTAAAGACTATGGTCCTACAGTTTCTGCATCA gtATTACTTCATCTATGACAATGGAGATCGGCAGGGACTCCTTAATGCCTACCATGCTGAGGCTTGCTTCTCTTTGACCGTGCTCTTCAGTGCCGAGGACTCATCCTC GAGCAGCTTGTGGGAGTACTTCAAGTATAGTAGAAATATGAAGGTTCTCAAGGATTCTT ATATTCGGAGGCAGCTGCTGAAGCATAAAAAATGTGACATTATTTACTTTCTTCGTACATTGCCCAAAACTCAGCATGACCTCACCTCCTTTGTGGTGGACATATGTTTCCAGACA GAAACAATGATTTGCTTCTCTGTTAGTGGATTGTTCAAGGAAG TGGAGGGCAGCTCGCAGGGATGTACTCATGCCTTCACTCGGACCTTCATTGCTTCCTATGGCAACAGTTCAGA CCTTCATATCATCAATGACAAGCTGTTTGTAAGGAACGTCCAAGGGCTTCCCAGTGCCTCCATCCCTGTGGCCACATTACCTGCCTTCTCTCAAGATCAACAGAAGATGATGCAGTCTGGGATGAATGCTGAGTGGTCTCAGAA GTGCCTTAATGATGAGCAGTGGGATTACAGCAAAACCATACAAAGCCTGGCTTTACTCAAG GTACAGGACGTGAGCCCAGAGGATACCTCCATACAGCCAGGTCCAGGATCCTAA